Proteins encoded in a region of the Psychromicrobium lacuslunae genome:
- a CDS encoding DUF3046 domain-containing protein, whose product MRLSEFWRLMAEEFGEGYAASLANDMVLDAVGGRTAREALEAGVPPRSVWQALCEAKDVPVERRLGKDIKPSS is encoded by the coding sequence ATGCGGCTCAGTGAGTTTTGGCGATTGATGGCGGAGGAATTTGGCGAGGGGTACGCGGCTTCGCTCGCTAACGATATGGTGCTCGATGCGGTAGGTGGACGAACCGCGCGTGAGGCCTTAGAGGCTGGGGTGCCGCCGCGAAGCGTTTGGCAGGCACTATGCGAAGCTAAAGACGTTCCAGTTGAACGGCGGCTTGGCAAGGACATTAAACCTTCTTCCTAA
- a CDS encoding MarR family winged helix-turn-helix transcriptional regulator gives MTTPTDGRRNSANPGGPDEAAIEAAEEQLSLLWRRSRASSYHFARTVHPDLEPAAYGLLAILLNEGPMRLTDLAANIGVGKPSVSRQIAFLQEIGLVHKLDDPQDGRAQLIHLTDKGQEQIRASQSARKKALDDRLAAWSPSDVREFARLLRKFGEDSNEAQTQ, from the coding sequence ATGACGACCCCTACTGATGGCCGCCGTAATTCCGCGAATCCCGGCGGCCCCGATGAGGCTGCCATTGAGGCTGCCGAGGAACAACTGAGCTTGCTATGGCGACGCTCTCGCGCATCTTCCTATCATTTTGCCCGCACGGTTCACCCCGACTTGGAACCGGCCGCTTATGGCCTGCTGGCGATCTTACTCAATGAAGGACCGATGAGGCTGACCGATCTGGCCGCCAATATTGGCGTCGGCAAACCTTCGGTGAGCAGGCAGATCGCCTTCCTGCAGGAGATCGGTCTGGTGCACAAACTCGACGACCCACAGGACGGCCGGGCTCAACTCATTCATCTCACTGATAAAGGTCAAGAGCAAATCAGAGCCAGTCAGTCCGCTCGTAAAAAAGCCCTCGATGACCGGTTGGCAGCTTGGTCCCCCTCGGATGTCCGTGAGTTCGCCCGATTATTAAGGAAGTTCGGCGAAGATTCCAACGAGGCGCAAACCCAATAA
- a CDS encoding GNAT family N-acetyltransferase yields MSFSSKTNTNISIRHYSPSDEPSWLRCRVLSFLGSSYFDDVKTAKTSFVNPALELVAVDTQTGSQVLGLLDLEIFTELATIDTIAVHPDYARHGIATALWQRAIELLPDSVQEIDAWTREDEPANRWYRQQGFEVDTEYLHVYYQGEAAGERISTPPGLRLRAGFLHAELHHEPQLREEFNRVHHCRRYLRRSF; encoded by the coding sequence ATGTCTTTTTCATCTAAAACCAATACAAATATCTCCATTCGTCATTATTCGCCCAGCGATGAGCCAAGTTGGCTGCGCTGCCGAGTGCTGAGCTTTCTCGGCAGCAGCTACTTCGATGACGTCAAAACCGCTAAGACCAGTTTCGTCAATCCGGCCCTCGAATTAGTCGCCGTCGACACTCAGACAGGCAGCCAAGTTCTCGGCTTACTGGATCTGGAAATCTTTACTGAGTTGGCGACCATTGACACCATCGCGGTCCATCCGGATTACGCCCGTCACGGTATCGCCACAGCTCTCTGGCAGCGTGCCATTGAGCTGCTTCCGGACTCGGTACAAGAGATTGACGCCTGGACTCGCGAGGATGAACCTGCCAATCGCTGGTACCGGCAGCAAGGATTCGAAGTGGACACCGAATACCTGCATGTTTACTACCAGGGTGAAGCTGCTGGTGAACGAATCAGCACTCCGCCAGGGCTTCGCCTGCGAGCGGGTTTCTTGCATGCCGAACTCCATCACGAACCCCAGCTACGAGAAGAATTCAATCGCGTGCATCATTGCCGCCGTTACCTGAGGAGGTCCTTTTGA
- the miaA gene encoding tRNA (adenosine(37)-N6)-dimethylallyltransferase MiaA — MSGTGAEPRPLLIAVVGPTGSGKSQLGLELAESLGGEIINADSMQFYRGMDIGTAKLPVSERRGIPHYLLDVLDIHQEASVARFQQQAREHIADIQDRGLHPILVGGSGLYVRAALDVLDFPGTDPAVRKRLETELAAHGSATLKQRLLESDPISAARISDDKRLVRALEVLEVTGRPFSSFMPQRQYFQPSLQLALNGDRAELHERLARRVYQMLELGLRAEVAALAERGLREAKTASLALGYQQFLRNLDEPSYREEQATEDTIVATRQFARRQLTWFRADPRVQWLNWADPRLTTRARELVQSAQLAMS; from the coding sequence GTGAGTGGAACCGGTGCGGAACCCCGGCCGCTCCTCATCGCTGTTGTCGGTCCAACCGGCTCGGGGAAGTCTCAGCTGGGCCTGGAGCTAGCCGAGTCGCTCGGCGGCGAAATCATTAACGCTGACTCAATGCAGTTCTACCGGGGAATGGATATCGGCACCGCGAAACTGCCTGTCTCGGAACGTCGAGGCATTCCGCATTATTTGCTTGACGTGCTGGACATCCATCAAGAAGCCAGTGTTGCCCGCTTTCAGCAACAGGCCAGAGAACATATCGCCGACATTCAAGACCGTGGCCTGCATCCGATCTTGGTCGGCGGCTCCGGACTCTACGTGCGAGCCGCACTGGATGTGCTTGACTTCCCGGGCACCGACCCGGCCGTGCGGAAGCGCCTCGAAACGGAACTCGCAGCGCACGGTTCGGCGACGCTAAAGCAGCGATTGCTCGAATCAGACCCTATCTCAGCCGCTCGGATCTCCGATGATAAGCGGCTCGTCAGGGCGCTAGAAGTCCTCGAAGTGACCGGCAGACCATTCTCTTCCTTTATGCCGCAGCGTCAGTATTTCCAGCCGAGCCTGCAACTAGCTCTCAACGGTGATCGAGCAGAGTTGCATGAACGGTTGGCTCGCAGGGTCTACCAGATGCTTGAACTGGGGCTGCGCGCCGAAGTTGCGGCACTGGCCGAACGTGGGCTGCGAGAAGCCAAGACGGCATCATTGGCCCTGGGCTACCAGCAGTTCCTCAGGAACCTCGACGAGCCGTCCTACCGCGAAGAGCAGGCTACTGAAGACACCATTGTGGCCACCAGGCAGTTCGCCCGCCGTCAACTCACCTGGTTCCGGGCGGACCCCCGTGTTCAGTGGCTGAACTGGGCGGACCCGCGGCTCACGACGCGAGCCCGAGAATTAGTCCAATCAGCGCAGCTGGCCATGTCGTAG
- the miaB gene encoding tRNA (N6-isopentenyl adenosine(37)-C2)-methylthiotransferase MiaB, with protein MTPQRTYQVRTYGCQMNVHDSERMAGLLEDSGLVKAEGELADVVVFNTCAVRENADNKLYGNLGMLASVKEANPGMQIAVGGCLAQKDRDTILKRAPWVDVVFGTHNVGALPTLLERAKHNQDAQLEILESLEVFPSTLPTKRDSVYSGWVSISVGCNNTCTFCIVPSLRGKERDRRPGDILAEIQALVDDGAIEVTLLGQNVNSYGVEFGDRQAFSKLLRACGEIPGLERVRFTSPHPAAFTDDVIEAMAETPNVMPQLHMPLQSGSDKVLKDMRRSYRSTKFLGILEKVRERIPQAAISTDIIVGFPGETEEDFQATLDVVEKSRFATAFTFQYSKRPGTPAAELPDQLPKAVVQERYERLTALQDRISAEENAKQIGQQVELLVTAESGKKAAETHRLSGRSQDSRLVHFTVPEGAEQPRPGDLVTVTVTEAAAFHLVADPGPDTVYQLRRSRAGDAWDRAQAESCGVPSGAAASGAAAGPVSLGMPSLPIR; from the coding sequence ATGACACCGCAACGCACCTATCAGGTGCGTACCTACGGCTGCCAAATGAACGTGCACGATTCCGAACGAATGGCAGGGCTGCTGGAGGACAGTGGCCTGGTGAAGGCGGAGGGCGAGCTGGCCGATGTGGTGGTCTTTAACACCTGTGCGGTTCGGGAAAACGCCGATAATAAGCTCTACGGTAATCTCGGCATGCTAGCCAGTGTCAAAGAAGCCAATCCGGGGATGCAAATAGCGGTCGGTGGCTGTCTGGCGCAAAAGGATCGAGACACCATCCTGAAACGCGCGCCTTGGGTTGATGTCGTCTTCGGCACCCACAACGTTGGTGCATTACCGACTCTGCTGGAGCGCGCCAAGCATAACCAAGACGCACAATTGGAGATTCTGGAGTCCCTGGAAGTTTTTCCCTCCACCCTGCCCACCAAGCGGGACTCGGTGTATTCCGGTTGGGTTTCCATTTCGGTCGGTTGTAATAACACCTGCACCTTCTGCATTGTGCCGTCCCTACGGGGCAAAGAAAGAGACCGTCGGCCCGGCGATATTCTGGCCGAAATTCAGGCCCTGGTTGATGATGGAGCCATCGAAGTCACCCTGCTGGGCCAGAATGTGAACTCTTACGGCGTGGAATTTGGCGATCGCCAGGCCTTCAGCAAACTTTTGCGGGCTTGTGGAGAGATTCCAGGCCTGGAACGGGTCAGATTCACCAGCCCGCACCCGGCGGCGTTTACCGACGACGTGATCGAAGCCATGGCGGAGACACCCAATGTGATGCCGCAGTTACATATGCCCTTGCAGTCCGGCTCCGATAAGGTGCTCAAGGATATGCGTCGTTCCTACCGTTCCACCAAGTTTCTGGGCATCCTAGAGAAAGTTCGTGAGCGAATTCCACAGGCCGCAATCTCTACCGATATTATCGTCGGCTTCCCAGGCGAGACCGAAGAAGATTTCCAAGCCACCCTTGATGTGGTGGAGAAATCTAGATTCGCCACCGCCTTTACCTTCCAATACTCCAAACGCCCGGGCACCCCGGCGGCCGAGCTACCAGACCAACTGCCGAAAGCGGTGGTACAGGAACGCTATGAACGGCTGACCGCCCTGCAGGACCGGATATCGGCGGAAGAGAACGCTAAGCAAATCGGTCAACAGGTTGAGTTACTTGTGACCGCGGAGAGTGGCAAGAAAGCGGCCGAGACCCACCGGCTGTCAGGACGTTCTCAAGATTCCCGACTGGTTCATTTCACCGTCCCGGAAGGTGCCGAACAGCCACGACCCGGTGATCTGGTCACCGTCACAGTCACCGAGGCCGCGGCGTTCCACCTGGTTGCCGACCCTGGACCCGATACGGTTTACCAGCTCCGTCGCTCTCGGGCCGGGGACGCCTGGGACCGGGCGCAGGCCGAGTCTTGCGGTGTGCCAAGCGGCGCGGCTGCGAGCGGAGCAGCCGCTGGTCCGGTGTCGCTCGGCATGCCCAGCCTGCCGATCAGGTGA
- a CDS encoding coiled-coil domain-containing protein — translation MFRFKQRLKLVVPVSLVLTGTLLFSGIGAVSAQADDAPPSGYPSWQDVQNAKKNAASAASEVANITKLLSTLQVRAAALGDASVAASAQYARTKLALDAADAKLNVLKGQTQQSEKQASKLNTEAGSLVANAYKTGGNSLGFFSALGDMQSPGGLARLDLMNMMTRNASQLSIKAQQTQKVTEALQAQQQVAQEQQQKLTEQAQADYNSAVSAQQAAEAELAKNQATSKTLKAQLASLNNTTVAVENKYQQGVAAQAAYEAAQEAKRKAAEEAARKAAQAAAAAAAANAAANVPPPAPGGDGGYIPPEVLLPNIPGGGVNDPAGAQAYASATLGVFGWGQDQMGCLLQLWTQESSWLTNATNPSSGAYGIAQSLPPSKMDTAGADWLTNYRTQINWGLNYIKDRYGSPCGAWGHEVANNWY, via the coding sequence ATGTTTAGGTTCAAGCAGAGGTTGAAGCTTGTGGTGCCGGTGAGCTTGGTGCTCACCGGGACATTACTGTTTTCAGGTATTGGTGCTGTTTCAGCACAAGCCGACGATGCGCCGCCGAGCGGTTATCCGAGTTGGCAGGATGTTCAGAATGCCAAGAAAAATGCGGCCTCTGCGGCGAGCGAAGTCGCAAATATCACCAAACTTCTCAGCACCCTCCAGGTTCGGGCCGCGGCCTTAGGAGACGCTTCGGTGGCTGCATCGGCACAGTACGCGAGAACAAAGCTTGCTCTCGATGCTGCCGACGCCAAACTAAATGTCCTCAAAGGGCAGACCCAGCAATCGGAGAAACAAGCAAGCAAGCTCAATACCGAGGCGGGTTCCTTGGTAGCTAATGCGTATAAGACCGGTGGCAATAGCTTGGGGTTCTTCAGCGCCTTGGGGGATATGCAGTCGCCGGGTGGTCTGGCCCGGCTCGATCTGATGAATATGATGACCCGCAATGCCTCTCAGTTGTCGATCAAAGCGCAGCAAACTCAGAAGGTGACTGAGGCCTTGCAAGCGCAACAGCAGGTCGCCCAGGAGCAACAGCAGAAGCTGACCGAACAAGCCCAGGCGGATTACAACTCTGCGGTATCGGCTCAGCAGGCCGCCGAGGCAGAGCTGGCGAAGAATCAGGCCACCAGCAAGACCCTTAAGGCTCAGCTGGCCTCGCTGAACAACACCACGGTTGCCGTGGAGAACAAGTACCAGCAAGGAGTTGCCGCTCAGGCTGCCTATGAGGCGGCGCAGGAAGCCAAGCGGAAAGCCGCAGAAGAAGCAGCAAGGAAGGCAGCACAAGCCGCTGCCGCTGCGGCCGCCGCGAACGCGGCAGCAAATGTGCCGCCGCCAGCTCCTGGCGGCGACGGTGGCTATATTCCGCCCGAGGTGTTGTTGCCCAACATCCCAGGCGGTGGGGTGAACGATCCGGCCGGCGCCCAAGCCTACGCTTCGGCCACCCTAGGTGTATTTGGTTGGGGACAGGATCAAATGGGCTGCCTGCTGCAGCTGTGGACCCAGGAGTCTAGCTGGCTGACTAACGCCACCAACCCGAGCAGCGGGGCCTATGGCATTGCTCAGTCGCTGCCACCGTCAAAAATGGATACCGCCGGCGCTGATTGGTTGACGAACTACCGTACCCAGATTAATTGGGGTCTAAATTACATTAAGGATCGCTACGGCTCGCCCTGTGGGGCTTGGGGCCATGAGGTGGCCAATAACTGGTATTAG
- a CDS encoding amino acid permease — MSEEKGASTTTVGGKEAIGNVAHLPGHPSESELHVEDAGYHKGLKNRQIQMIAIGGAIGTGLFMGAGGRLASAGPALVLCYAVCGFFAFIILRALGELVLHRPSSGSFVSYAREFFGEKAAFVSGWLYWLNWAMTSIVDSTAIALYMGFFGKYWQPISDVPQWVYALAALVIVLGLNLVSVKVFGEMEFWFALIKVVALVAFLVIGLYFVIFGTPVPGQEVGFSLITDNGGIFPNGILPAVVVMQGVVFAYASIELIGTAAGETENPAKVIPKAINTVIFRIAVFYVGSLVLLSLLLPYTAYKAGESPFVTFFSHIGVQGVDAIMNLVVLTAALSSLNAGLYSTGRILRSMSMAGSAPKFTARMNKAGVPYGGIALTAFIGLLGVVLNAFVPSDAFEIVLNVASIGIISTWAMIVLCQMRLAAWAKKGLLIRPSFRLFGAPYTGYLTLLFLFGVLVLMALDWPVGSYTVASLVIIIPLLIIGWFAFRHRIRELAAEREGFTGAYPVVANRPSSTKKPKS, encoded by the coding sequence ATGTCAGAAGAAAAAGGCGCGTCCACTACAACTGTCGGGGGCAAGGAAGCGATTGGCAATGTCGCTCATCTTCCTGGTCACCCTTCGGAGTCCGAACTCCACGTTGAGGACGCTGGCTACCATAAGGGCCTGAAAAACCGCCAAATCCAGATGATTGCGATCGGCGGCGCGATCGGTACCGGCTTGTTCATGGGGGCCGGAGGACGCTTGGCCAGCGCTGGTCCAGCTCTGGTGCTCTGCTATGCAGTCTGCGGCTTCTTCGCCTTCATCATTTTGCGGGCGCTGGGCGAATTGGTTTTGCATCGGCCGTCCTCAGGTTCCTTTGTCTCCTATGCCCGAGAGTTCTTTGGCGAGAAAGCTGCCTTTGTCAGCGGCTGGTTGTACTGGCTGAACTGGGCGATGACTTCGATTGTGGATTCTACCGCGATCGCCCTCTACATGGGCTTCTTCGGCAAGTACTGGCAGCCGATCTCAGATGTACCGCAATGGGTCTACGCGCTGGCGGCATTGGTGATTGTGCTCGGCCTGAACCTGGTTTCGGTTAAGGTCTTCGGCGAGATGGAGTTCTGGTTTGCGTTGATCAAGGTAGTGGCTTTGGTCGCTTTCTTGGTTATCGGCCTGTATTTCGTCATCTTTGGCACGCCGGTGCCCGGCCAAGAGGTCGGATTCAGCCTGATTACCGATAACGGAGGGATCTTCCCGAACGGAATCTTGCCCGCTGTTGTGGTGATGCAAGGCGTGGTCTTCGCTTATGCCTCAATCGAGCTGATCGGCACCGCAGCCGGTGAAACTGAGAACCCAGCCAAGGTCATTCCCAAAGCGATCAATACGGTGATCTTCCGGATCGCGGTGTTCTATGTTGGCTCCCTCGTGCTGCTCTCGCTCTTGCTGCCCTACACCGCCTATAAGGCGGGGGAGAGTCCGTTCGTGACCTTCTTTAGCCACATCGGGGTGCAGGGCGTTGACGCGATTATGAACTTAGTCGTGCTAACCGCAGCGCTCTCTTCGCTCAATGCTGGCTTGTATTCGACTGGACGGATTCTGCGGTCGATGTCAATGGCTGGTTCGGCGCCGAAGTTTACCGCCCGAATGAACAAGGCCGGGGTGCCTTATGGCGGCATCGCATTGACCGCCTTTATTGGTTTGCTCGGCGTCGTGCTGAACGCCTTTGTACCTTCCGATGCTTTTGAGATTGTGCTCAATGTGGCTTCCATTGGAATTATCTCCACCTGGGCGATGATCGTGCTCTGTCAGATGCGACTCGCCGCCTGGGCAAAGAAGGGGCTGCTGATCAGGCCGTCGTTCCGGCTTTTTGGGGCACCGTACACCGGGTATTTGACCCTGTTATTCCTCTTCGGGGTGCTGGTGCTGATGGCGCTCGATTGGCCGGTTGGTAGCTATACCGTGGCATCGCTGGTGATCATTATCCCGCTGCTGATCATTGGTTGGTTTGCGTTCCGGCATCGAATCCGTGAGCTCGCCGCCGAGCGGGAGGGCTTCACCGGAGCCTATCCGGTGGTCGCCAACCGACCGAGCAGTACCAAAAAACCGAAGTCGTAG
- the recA gene encoding recombinase RecA yields MAASPDREKALEAALAQIDKQYGKGSIMRLGDDVRAPIETIPTGSIALDVALGIGGLPRGRVVEIYGPESSGKTTVALHAVANAQRNGGIAAFIDAEHALDPEYAAKLGVDVDSLLVSQPDTGEQALEIMDMLVGSGSLDIIVIDSVAALVPRAEIEGEMGDSHVGLQARLMSQALRKITGRLNQTKTTAIFINQLREKIGVFFGSPETTTGGKALKFYASVRIDVRRIQTLKEGADSVGNRTKAKIVKNKMAPPFKVAEFDIIYGQGISREGGIIDMGVEHGIIKKSGSWFTYDGDQLGQGMENSRRFLRDNPELAEELERLIKEKLGVGVKPESDGGQETTTLRAVDGI; encoded by the coding sequence ATGGCAGCATCACCAGATCGCGAAAAGGCGCTAGAAGCCGCACTTGCCCAGATCGATAAGCAGTACGGCAAAGGTTCCATTATGCGCCTGGGGGATGATGTTCGGGCCCCCATTGAAACCATTCCCACCGGCTCAATTGCGCTGGATGTGGCGCTCGGTATTGGCGGATTGCCCCGGGGCCGCGTGGTGGAGATCTACGGTCCGGAATCCTCGGGTAAGACCACGGTGGCCTTGCATGCGGTTGCCAATGCGCAGCGTAACGGTGGCATTGCCGCTTTTATCGATGCCGAGCACGCCTTGGACCCGGAATATGCCGCCAAGCTAGGCGTGGACGTCGATTCGCTGCTGGTTTCGCAGCCGGATACCGGTGAGCAAGCGCTGGAAATCATGGACATGCTGGTGGGCTCCGGCTCGCTGGACATTATTGTGATTGACTCAGTGGCTGCCTTGGTGCCGAGGGCCGAAATTGAAGGCGAAATGGGCGATAGCCACGTTGGTCTGCAGGCGAGGCTGATGAGTCAGGCCTTGCGCAAGATCACCGGTCGGCTCAACCAAACAAAGACCACGGCGATCTTTATTAACCAGCTTCGAGAGAAGATCGGTGTCTTCTTCGGCAGCCCGGAGACCACCACGGGCGGCAAGGCTTTGAAGTTCTATGCCTCGGTCCGCATTGACGTCCGGCGCATCCAGACGCTCAAGGAAGGCGCCGATTCGGTCGGTAACCGGACAAAAGCAAAGATCGTTAAGAACAAGATGGCCCCGCCTTTCAAGGTTGCCGAGTTCGACATCATTTACGGCCAGGGCATTTCCCGTGAGGGCGGCATTATCGATATGGGTGTGGAGCACGGAATCATTAAGAAGTCGGGCTCCTGGTTTACCTATGATGGCGACCAACTGGGGCAGGGGATGGAAAATTCCCGCCGTTTCTTGCGTGATAACCCTGAATTGGCAGAAGAGCTAGAACGTCTGATCAAAGAGAAGCTTGGTGTTGGCGTGAAGCCGGAGAGCGATGGCGGCCAGGAAACAACCACGCTCAGGGCCGTTGACGGAATCTAA
- a CDS encoding regulatory protein RecX, which yields MTESKKAVRRGRTELDPEADPESVARAIVLRQLTSSAKTRHQLAEKLAERRVPSEAAEAVLNRFEDVKLIDDAEFAMLWVRSRAQSRSLARSALRRELREKGVAQHLAEAALEQLDDNSEREAAAALVRRKLRPGRDLSEPVERDKELRRLVAMLARKGYSPGLAFAVASAELENQSDRGPDF from the coding sequence TTGACGGAATCTAAAAAGGCGGTTCGGCGAGGCCGCACTGAACTTGACCCGGAGGCGGATCCAGAGTCAGTGGCGCGTGCGATCGTGTTGCGACAGCTGACAAGTTCAGCCAAGACGAGGCATCAGCTGGCCGAAAAATTGGCCGAGCGAAGAGTGCCATCGGAAGCTGCCGAGGCGGTTTTGAATCGTTTTGAAGACGTCAAGCTGATCGATGACGCAGAATTTGCGATGCTCTGGGTGCGTTCACGCGCCCAGAGCCGCTCGCTGGCTCGTTCGGCGTTGCGCAGAGAGCTTCGAGAGAAGGGTGTTGCTCAGCACCTGGCAGAGGCCGCTCTGGAACAACTAGATGACAATTCGGAGCGGGAAGCTGCGGCAGCATTGGTGCGCCGCAAACTGCGCCCCGGTAGGGACTTGAGCGAGCCAGTGGAGCGCGATAAAGAGCTTCGGAGACTCGTGGCGATGCTAGCTCGGAAAGGCTATTCGCCGGGCCTGGCCTTCGCGGTGGCTTCGGCAGAACTAGAAAACCAGAGCGATAGAGGACCAGACTTCTAG
- a CDS encoding class I SAM-dependent methyltransferase translates to MMSSHYFSSEPTAAHQPRELRVTLLGEERLLGTDSGIFSPDGIDKGTAILLNEAPVPPTRGNLLDIGCGWGPIALSLALLSPEATVYAVDVNERALGLTRQNAERLGLSNLHTALPDQLDPELRFDAIWSNPPIRVGKEVLHQILQQWLPRLSPGGSAYLVVQKNLGSDSLQRWLTESFASSGFTVSRYTTAKSFRILEVQRTAA, encoded by the coding sequence GTGATGTCTTCTCATTACTTCAGCTCCGAACCCACCGCCGCGCATCAGCCCCGAGAATTGCGCGTCACACTGCTCGGTGAGGAGCGCTTACTCGGCACTGATTCGGGGATTTTCAGCCCTGACGGCATCGATAAGGGCACCGCGATCCTACTCAACGAAGCGCCCGTGCCGCCCACGCGAGGCAACCTGCTGGACATTGGCTGCGGCTGGGGGCCGATTGCGCTGAGCTTAGCGCTACTCTCCCCCGAGGCGACGGTGTACGCGGTGGACGTGAACGAACGGGCGCTGGGCCTCACTCGGCAGAATGCGGAACGCCTGGGCTTGAGTAATCTGCATACGGCGCTGCCGGATCAGCTGGACCCCGAACTTCGTTTTGACGCCATCTGGTCGAATCCACCGATTCGAGTGGGCAAAGAAGTACTTCATCAGATCCTGCAGCAATGGTTGCCCCGGTTGTCCCCGGGCGGTAGCGCTTATCTGGTGGTGCAGAAGAACCTCGGCTCCGATTCGCTGCAGCGCTGGTTGACGGAGAGCTTCGCAAGCAGCGGCTTCACGGTCAGTCGTTACACCACCGCGAAATCCTTCCGAATCCTGGAAGTCCAGCGCACCGCAGCCTAA
- the dapF gene encoding diaminopimelate epimerase → MNQPENINAELLNWSGQVFSKGHGTGNDFVLIADPAGEQELSASAVVAICDRRLGIGADGVIRAVKSSNLAEGRALTETAPEAEWFMDYRNSDGTIAEMCGNGVRVFVQFLLDEGLISLQLGETLPVGTRAGVKLVERTAQGFAVDMGVWNFIFPELAAARGVDSLVTADSLEVARPALSISTGNAHTVVALANRSELDELELFKEPIVEPAAEHGSNVEFALPDEPLVSDGVATISMRVHERGSGETYSCGTGACAAALATRFWAGEGAPNDWQVNVPGGQLQVTFFIGADGKEHIRLSGPAVIVANGTFI, encoded by the coding sequence ATGAACCAACCCGAGAACATTAACGCCGAATTGCTCAACTGGTCCGGGCAGGTTTTTTCCAAAGGACATGGCACCGGCAACGACTTTGTCTTGATCGCCGATCCAGCAGGGGAGCAAGAACTCAGCGCTTCCGCCGTGGTCGCGATCTGCGACCGTCGGTTGGGGATCGGTGCTGACGGCGTAATCCGTGCGGTGAAGTCAAGCAATCTGGCCGAAGGCCGGGCGCTGACCGAAACGGCACCGGAAGCCGAATGGTTCATGGACTACCGCAACTCCGATGGCACTATCGCTGAGATGTGCGGCAATGGCGTCAGGGTCTTCGTGCAATTCTTGCTCGACGAAGGGCTGATCTCGCTGCAGCTCGGTGAGACCTTGCCGGTAGGCACCAGGGCCGGGGTGAAGTTGGTCGAGCGCACAGCCCAGGGCTTTGCCGTTGATATGGGGGTCTGGAATTTTATCTTCCCGGAACTGGCCGCCGCCCGGGGCGTTGACTCGCTGGTCACCGCAGACTCCCTGGAAGTCGCTCGGCCTGCGCTATCGATTAGTACCGGCAATGCGCACACCGTTGTGGCGCTGGCGAATCGTAGCGAACTAGATGAGCTCGAACTCTTCAAGGAGCCCATTGTCGAGCCGGCTGCTGAGCACGGCTCCAATGTGGAGTTCGCTTTGCCGGATGAGCCACTGGTCTCCGACGGGGTAGCGACTATCAGCATGCGGGTGCACGAACGCGGCTCCGGCGAAACATACTCCTGTGGCACCGGCGCCTGCGCTGCCGCTTTGGCCACCCGATTCTGGGCTGGGGAGGGTGCGCCGAATGACTGGCAAGTCAACGTTCCGGGCGGTCAGTTGCAGGTCACTTTCTTCATCGGAGCGGATGGGAAAGAGCATATTCGACTCTCCGGGCCAGCCGTCATCGTCGCGAACGGCACGTTCATCTGA
- a CDS encoding GNAT family N-acetyltransferase, producing MIIRQATDQDWDQIYPFFRDIVAAGQSYVYPENLSSEEAKQLWMGQGRTVVAVDGETVLGSAIMGANRAGRGDHLATGSFMVDPQHSGRGVGRALGEHVVQWARDSGFRGIQFNAVVESNTVAVRLWTSLGFEVIGTVPAAFRHPELGYVGLHVMYLALSD from the coding sequence GTGATTATTCGCCAGGCCACTGATCAAGACTGGGATCAGATCTATCCGTTCTTCCGCGACATCGTCGCAGCGGGGCAGAGCTACGTCTATCCGGAAAATCTCAGTTCAGAGGAAGCTAAGCAACTCTGGATGGGGCAAGGCCGCACCGTGGTGGCGGTGGACGGTGAGACGGTGCTTGGCAGTGCCATCATGGGAGCAAATCGGGCGGGCCGTGGCGACCACCTGGCCACCGGGAGTTTCATGGTCGACCCGCAGCATAGTGGCCGCGGGGTGGGGCGGGCACTTGGTGAGCATGTGGTGCAATGGGCCCGGGATTCCGGTTTTCGAGGTATCCAGTTCAATGCGGTGGTGGAGAGCAATACCGTGGCGGTCAGGTTGTGGACTTCGCTGGGCTTCGAGGTGATCGGCACCGTGCCTGCGGCCTTCCGACATCCTGAACTCGGCTATGTCGGGCTGCACGTGATGTACCTCGCGCTGAGCGACTGA